The genomic segment TCTTTATCGATTGTATAGATTGGAAGTTCTTTAAATTGTGACTCGACGTCCGGCATGAAGTAATCCATCCGTTTGCAGTCCGGGCACCAGTCCGCTTCGAACTTGATGATGACTGGTGTATCACTTGCGATTAACTCTTTGAACGTGTCTTCACTCTTGATGTAGTTACTCATGTGTAAATCCCCCTATAGTATGATCGTTTGTCTTTAGTCTACTGACTCCGGTACGAAGATGCACGGATTATGCTTTTTTTGTTTAATAAATTTCCGCAAAAAAGTTGGTGGTTCAAGAGATGTAAGCGGTTTTTCAGTTCGAGAATGTTGAATGGCTAAGGATTAATCTAGTTTGCCTATAAGAAACAAAGTTGGCTATTTATTAATTATCTAGTTATAAACAAAATGATTTCTCTAGACCCACTTGTATTGAACTGCTACGATAAGTTTTCGGAATTAAGCGAGTAAGTGGGGGCGGGCGGAATGATGGACGAACAAAAATTCGATAATTTAAAACGAGGCGAACGCGGTGCGATGATTAGCATTGCAGCCTATATCCTATTATCCGTAATTAAGCTGCTTGTCGGCTATTCAGCGGATTCTGCCGCTTTGCGGGCAGATGGTTTGAACAATACGACGGATATCATCGCATCGATCGCTGTGTTAATTGGATTACGGATTTCCCGTCGTCCAGCAGATGACAATCATAAATACGGTCACTGGAAGAGTGAGACGATCGCGTCGATGGTCGCTTCCTTCATTATGATGGCAGTAGGTCTCCAAGTGTTGATTGACACGATTTCAAGTTTATTTGAAGGAAAACAAGAATCTCCAGATATCGTAGCTGCCTATGTCGGAATCGGTTCGGCAGTCGTGATGTACTTTGTCTATCGGTATAACCGCAAACTGTCTGAAGAAATTGACAGCAAGGCCGTCATGGCAGCGGCGAAAGATAATCGGTCGGATGCCTGGGTCAGTATCGGAGCGTCAATCGGAATCATCGGTTCCCAGTTCGGGATGCCGTGGCTTGATATCGTGACCGCGATCATCGTCGGTTTCTTAATCTGTAAAACGGCATGGGACATTTTCTCGGAAGCTTCCCACGAACTGACGGACGGCTTTGATGAACAAAAGCTGAAGATGTATGAGGACGTGATTTCTGACCTCGAAGGCGTCAAAGGCATCAAGTCGATCAAAGGACGGAACTACGGTAATAACGAAGTCGTCGATGTCGTGATTCTCGTCAACTCGACGCTCAACATCCACCAAGCCCATGATATCGCGACAAAAGTAGAGGACACGCTGACGGATGAGTACGGTGTCTACGATATTCATGTTCATGTGGAGCCGGAGTGAACTATAGAGAACGACCATTTCTGGGTAGAGAAATGGTCGTTTTTTTGTGTGCATAATCTGCTGTCACTCGTTAAATCGGTTGAAAATATTATGTGCATTTTCACATTGTTATTTAGTTGACTTCACGAACTAATCGGCGTAGTTTAGTTTACATAGATAATCATTCCAAATGGAACGATTCGAAATGGAACACGGAGGTGGAAGGATGGAAACAGAACAACGTGAGCCGGTCCGTTCGACGGCAATGATGCAATCTTTTTGGAATGTCCAGCGGCATCTCGTCCGGGCGGCACATCAGACGGCGCAGGAAAACGGACTGAGCTTACCGCAATTCCATAGTCTGATGACGATTGCGCCAAGGAGTCCGATTACACAAAAAGAACTGGTCGCACACACGCATTTACCGAAGAGTACGCTCAGTCAATCGATCGAGGGATTGGTTCAATCCGGCTGGGTCATCCGGGATACGAATCCGGACAACCGGCGTGAAGTCGTATTGACGCTGAGTGAGCAAGGGCAACGGTTCGTTGATGCGATCAAACAACAAGAAGCCGGTATGCAGCAACGGCTCGAACAAATCCTCGATCAAATTGATCCGGCTGCCTTTGAACAAATGCTCAAGACGCATGAACAGATTGCAGACGGCTTAAAAGACATCCTGTCATCAGGAAACGGAGGCTGTACAGATGATTAAGTTACTCAAAAATCTAAAAGTCTATAAATGGGCGGTCCTCGCCGTATTGGTCCTCGTCTTCGCCCAGTCGATGTCCGATTTGTATTTACCGACTTTGATGGCCGACATCATCGATAAAGGCGTTGTCGTCGGGGATACAGGCTACATCTGGAAAATCGGTGCGGTCATGCTGGGCATCACGGCACTCGGTGCGACGGCTGCAATTGCCGCAAGTTATTATTCGTCAAAAGCGGCGATGGGGCTTGGGCGCGACATTCGCCGGAAAGTCTTTAACCACGTCGAACGTTTTTCACTGCAAGAGTTCGACCAAGTCGGAACGGCGTCACTGATCACGCGGACGACAAATGATATTACGCAAGTTCAACAAGTCGTCATCATGATGTTACGGATGGTCGTCAGTGCACCGATCATGTTCGTTGGTGGTCTAATCATGGCAGTCTCGAAGGATGCCAAGCTGTCGCTCGTCATCGTCGCCGCGATGCCGGTCCTTGTCGTGTCCATTCTGTTGATCCTCTGGAAAGGGGTACCGCTATTCGGACAAGTCCAAAAACGACTCGACCGGTTAAATCTCGTCTTACGTGAGAATTTGACAGGTATCCTTGTCATTCGGGCCTTCAACCGGGAGAAAGAAGAAAAAGTCCGCCTGACGCAAGCCAATGCGGATTTGACGGACGTCTCGATTAAGGTCAATAAAATCATGGCATTCTTGATGCCGACGATGATGCTCGTGATGAACTTGACGGTCGTCGGCGTCATTTGGTTCGGTGGGATCCGGATCAATAACGGTGGCATGCAAATCGGTGACTTGATGGCGTTCATTCAATACGTCATGCAAATCATGTTCGCCCTCGTCATGGCATCCGTCATGTTCGTCATGATTCCCCGGGCTGCCGTCTCGGCGAAACGGATTAATGAGGTTCTTGAGATGACACCGACGATGGTTGATGAAGGAACCGCTTCAGCAGACCGGGAGCCGGGAACACTCGTTTTCGATCACGTGACATTCAGTTATCCGGGAGCAGAAGCGCCGGTACTGTCGGATATCAGCTTCAAAGCACGTCCTGGTGAAATCACCGCTGTCATCGGTGGGACCGGTGCTGGGAAATCGACGCTCGTCAACTTAATTCCCCGCTTTTACGACGTGACGAGTGGCAGCATCCAAGTCAACGGCGTCGACAGTCGAGACGTCCCGCAAGAGGAATTACGTTCGAAAATCGGCTTCGTACCACAAAAAGCCCTATTGTTCACGGGCTCGATTGCGGACAACATTCGTTTCGGGAAACAAGATGCGTCATTAGAAGAAATCGAACATGCAGCGCGTGTCGCCCAAGCGACCGACTTCATCGAGCGGATGCCGGACCGGTATGATTCCGTGATTGAACAAGGCGGCTCAAACGTTTCCGGTGGCCAAAAGCAACGGCTTTCGATAGCCCGGGCGCTCGTCCGAAAACCGGATCTGTATGTATTTGACGACAGCTTCTCGGCCCTCGACTTCAAGACGGATGCGACACTCCGGAAAGCATTAAAAAAAGAAACGCAGGAAGCGACGGTCTTGATCGTCGCCCAACGCGTCAGCACGGTCATGGACGCGGATCAAATCATCGTCCTTGAGGAAGGGCGTGTCGCAGGCATCGGCACGCATGACGAATTGTACGCAACAAACGATGTCTATCAAGAAATCGTCAAATCCCAACTGTCAGAGGAGGAAATCGCATGAGCCAGACAACGAAACGACCTGCCGGCGGACCTCCGGGTGGACCGGGTGGCGGTCCCGGCGGTGGGAACATGATGATGATGGGAGAGAAACCGAAAGACTTCAAAGCGACGTTCCGTCGGTTACTCGCCTATTTAAAACCACGGCGGACGGCCTTGATTGCGGTGTTTGTCGCCGCGATTCTCAGTACGGTCTTTATGATCGCCGGACCAAAAATCATGGGGACAGCGATTACGGAACTGTTCGAAGGGGCGTATGCGAAGTTCCAAGGAGTCCCCGGTGCTGCCATCGACTTTACGAAGATCGGTCAGATTTTGCTGCTCCTCGCTGGGCTTTACGTCATCAGTAGTATATTTAGTTACATTCAGCAATACATCATGTCGAGCGTCGCTCAAAAAACGGTGTATGACTTACGGGAGGACGTCAATCAGAAACTCGAGCGGTTGCCGCTGAAGTATTATGACGGACGACCGAACGGGGAAACGCTCAGCCGGGTGACGAACGATATCGATACAATCGGGAGTACGCTCCAACAAAGTGTCACGTCGTTCATTACGTCCATCGTCACGATCGTCGGGATTTTAATCATGATGTTGACGATCAGTCCACTCTTGACGTTGATTTCACTCGTGACGTTACCATTATCGATTTTTGCGATCCGTCCGATCTTAAAACGAT from the Exiguobacterium oxidotolerans JCM 12280 genome contains:
- a CDS encoding ABC transporter ATP-binding protein codes for the protein MIKLLKNLKVYKWAVLAVLVLVFAQSMSDLYLPTLMADIIDKGVVVGDTGYIWKIGAVMLGITALGATAAIAASYYSSKAAMGLGRDIRRKVFNHVERFSLQEFDQVGTASLITRTTNDITQVQQVVIMMLRMVVSAPIMFVGGLIMAVSKDAKLSLVIVAAMPVLVVSILLILWKGVPLFGQVQKRLDRLNLVLRENLTGILVIRAFNREKEEKVRLTQANADLTDVSIKVNKIMAFLMPTMMLVMNLTVVGVIWFGGIRINNGGMQIGDLMAFIQYVMQIMFALVMASVMFVMIPRAAVSAKRINEVLEMTPTMVDEGTASADREPGTLVFDHVTFSYPGAEAPVLSDISFKARPGEITAVIGGTGAGKSTLVNLIPRFYDVTSGSIQVNGVDSRDVPQEELRSKIGFVPQKALLFTGSIADNIRFGKQDASLEEIEHAARVAQATDFIERMPDRYDSVIEQGGSNVSGGQKQRLSIARALVRKPDLYVFDDSFSALDFKTDATLRKALKKETQEATVLIVAQRVSTVMDADQIIVLEEGRVAGIGTHDELYATNDVYQEIVKSQLSEEEIA
- a CDS encoding MarR family winged helix-turn-helix transcriptional regulator; amino-acid sequence: METEQREPVRSTAMMQSFWNVQRHLVRAAHQTAQENGLSLPQFHSLMTIAPRSPITQKELVAHTHLPKSTLSQSIEGLVQSGWVIRDTNPDNRREVVLTLSEQGQRFVDAIKQQEAGMQQRLEQILDQIDPAAFEQMLKTHEQIADGLKDILSSGNGGCTDD
- a CDS encoding cation diffusion facilitator family transporter, with amino-acid sequence MDEQKFDNLKRGERGAMISIAAYILLSVIKLLVGYSADSAALRADGLNNTTDIIASIAVLIGLRISRRPADDNHKYGHWKSETIASMVASFIMMAVGLQVLIDTISSLFEGKQESPDIVAAYVGIGSAVVMYFVYRYNRKLSEEIDSKAVMAAAKDNRSDAWVSIGASIGIIGSQFGMPWLDIVTAIIVGFLICKTAWDIFSEASHELTDGFDEQKLKMYEDVISDLEGVKGIKSIKGRNYGNNEVVDVVILVNSTLNIHQAHDIATKVEDTLTDEYGVYDIHVHVEPE
- a CDS encoding thioredoxin family protein, which codes for MSNYIKSEDTFKELIASDTPVIIKFEADWCPDCKRMDYFMPDVESQFKELPIYTIDKDEFPEIASDNVVMGIPSLLVFQNNEKLGHLHSANAKTPGEVTDFLKKNFN